The following are from one region of the Girardinichthys multiradiatus isolate DD_20200921_A chromosome 9, DD_fGirMul_XY1, whole genome shotgun sequence genome:
- the apc2 gene encoding adenomatous polyposis coli protein 2 isoform X2 translates to MANAVVSYDHLALQVEVLRKENSHLRRELEDNSHHLCKLETETFGMKEMLKQLQSKLEQEAGNLASSGRTDVLHQLKELYMDLTNYYELKHQPHNLRLLTSGLGGPGMRSITGAGPGLSGSVELEDHLALPPSSCCSSSSSMAAVNRARSPLRAASRQSMVSTGEAAIMLPNHLLDGAPPQTAVISEGDGRLSDHHFEELYKERNLLLGEIDREERERLEVLSHTCHRLAQLPRIDEISLQLDLIRQNLEDKVHRSLIADHYLASNEMVHRTQMRAARLEQLEKELQEARGSQESQLQLSGAEKPPAGEPENSGSSSSAAAGAEAADGGSKVEMVFWLLSMLANRDKDEMSRTLLALSSSQDSCIAMRKSGCVPLLVQILHEVPGGVPGETTGGGTSTGCSRDTKSRASAALHNIIFSQQDEGQAHREMRVLHLLEQIRTYCDSGWDWLENHAVTPSPGGTKTSDIPELVDPQICQAMCAIMKMSFEEEYRRAMNELGCLQVVADLIHLEQDMYGMQSDPINMALRRYAGMAVTNLTFGDVVNKATLCSRKSCLQALVAQLSSDSEELHQVVSSIMRNLSWRADISTKRVLRDISCVSALMTCALQATKESTLKSVLSALWNLSAHNIDNKVAICSVDGSLGFLVSTLTYRCQTNSLAIIESGGGILRNVSSLIATREDYRQILRDHNCLQTLLQHLRSHSLTIVSNACGTLWNLSARSPKDQELLWDLGAVSMLRNLIHSKHKMIAMGSAAALRNLLTNRPLKYKDTAVLSPGSCVPSLYMRKQKAFEAELNAKHLAETFDTLEKQSSKHLSLNKPLRHIESLAKDYASDSGCFDDDEAPNNSSSLDTGSFSMLPMYLTNSNFVQNQTPRRDNEPERDTDLPQMVEKKHAPPDDVVSAAAEKLAKKITNTVAKIDRLVDDITMHTSSEDSFSLSSEDHLADWPYGQNELNEARANSCSPCRLSDVSSLAYRGRLNRAHALLRLKTTHTSVSTDSLNSGSTSDGYCGSKDQVRPAPKALPIQQQRPNQLDLKVAHQEHLNVGSAVLNQTNQLDIPERDSMDNKVMDLVELSNTDIEKNQEPPVQTPVSASTKVSSDVSMTSIKLSPSYQQVPLIQSVAKFGVAKTAINVQAAQAMRRQAWVPTAMTGGSITKFSPMNSTRSPTVGTMETVQKYSVENTPICFSRCSSLSSLSSGDGGLDGQSENELESDSSLEIIEVDDGEEVKKMQEDETLEDLSDSQLLMTDSKTLPSKEKNPIEISRTPKKEKVFLRGASPAINEDRSPSSSSENYIHDTPLVLSRCSSVSSLGSFESPSIASSIQSDPCSEMIDGTISPSDLPDSPGQTMPPSRSKTPCCVESNVPETQITGMPGQWENSLRKFIEITDSKERFNLPDLETMIYFTVEKPTENFSCASSLSALPLHEHYIQKDVELKLTPLLQNDETLPYPDEDEEGFDNGERYSEGNSEEDIEILKECINSAMPSKFRKVRSSLVTTIPSNLLKSQIRKPMQLQFNVLPNGKTQICSRRRNIYQQKDLRLDDSSFTDSAEGTPVNFSSTTSLSDETLQYPLKNRGAKDCTAKGLSKQDLMDNDAKRIEDLRIFSHFHKPHGTHYPPEIQMSRTAKHVIPTQKLLMQSKEVADRVASLKNRDRSPNQQTRQQGQGSYRKLDLPVIKQNTEGNINSKTQKENKMFRQMTHSSEDSNDFYGDNNEDVIKRASRKQMKEANRSTLSRSMTNIGRIDNSQGKPRGFQRLKQNLLRDESLACYSLSSSVSSLSDAEFDEHKSKAQQMWFKNRHNKTLNMAQQTKGVTMHCQYEEQSSPSSVSMDSEDDLLQKCITSAMPKQRRKITARKKKTENSHKQKDSDRWDMNEEMDSDDTGWDNDSDLNSVEWRAIQEGANCVVTGLQASKSHEPSSEETESVLSFMSASSFTPKEKKFAKEKKANKPLDFAQRKPIPNLPVVFRGRTVTYTPQQVTAPSQRPPQRKMPSKTDAPKNPNLAQHRSKSLHRLGQPQDTELSLPKRSSTPPPRIPKSSSSGSSQSSTPSKQSQRKITSPTQTSNSVQKNTCSSSSSSPASSPPERKGRSPVVNKNEKSPPPKTQKSPVRIPFMQNSARQPRPLSPLVTNQTSPKRSNQINGKRLSPANRYDMVRMTSVHSSSGESDRNGFLRQLTFIKESRTAFRRDGSPHNTPGSQNRSPRRAAPGTSAVFLCSSRCQELKVAVQAPKRVQVKDPGKVQQAQRPSPGLQKQTTTLSRATSSERDLAARRPARRTSSESPCRVAQRSAASRISGVRHQQDQDIFKRHASSPSINLLSRVTSRSSLRSSSSDSSGRAKSEDDTKKKGQRSTSRRNIGVTWRRIRDEDVPQILKSTLPANALPLVPSPDGEKPKPPALPGKLPTIVLASRKTTDATVQTEDLSNDKTNSSTSLTAETAPVISEEEARLALLRKFSAASGSNHQDADSDGSLKSFSTTGTSDSHVGGVVTFRQGSPSKAARVTPFNYIPSPMACCLQDPQSQMAIMTEKAEEKM, encoded by the exons ATGGCCAACGCCGTGGTTTCCTATGACCATCTGGCCCTCCAGGTGGAGGTTCTCCGGAAGGAGAACTCCCACCTGAGGAGAGAGCTGGAGGACAACTCACACCACCTGTGCAAACTGGAGACAGAGACATTTGGCATGAAG GAGATGTTGAAGCAGCTGCAGAGTAAACTGGAGCAGGAGGCAGGAAACCTGGCCTCATCTGGGAGAACTGACGTGCTGCACCAGCTCAAAG AGCTCTACATGGACCTCACCAACTACTATGAACTCAAACACCAACCTCACAACCTGAGGCTTCTAACCTCTGGTCTGGGAGGGCCAGGCATGAGAAGCATCACAGGTGCCGGGCCAGGTTTGAGTGGAAGTGTGGAACTAGAGGATCACTTGGCTCTGCCTCCATCttcctgctgctcctcctcctcatctatGGCTGCGGTGAACAGAGCCAGGAGCCCGCTCCGAGCGGCGTCTCGCCAAAGCATGGTGTCTACTGGGGAGGCCGCCATCATGCTGCCAAATCACTTACTGGATGGAGCTCCACCCCAGACAGCTGTGATTAGTGAAGGAGATGGGCGGTTGAGTGACCATCACTTTGAGGAGCTGTACAAGGAGAG GAACCTTTTGCTGGGAGAGATTGACCGTGAGGAACGGGAACGCCTGGAGGTCCTCTCCCATACATGTCACAGGCTGGCACAGCTGCCACGCATCGATGAG ATTTCTCTGCAGTTAGATCTAATCCGACAGAATCTGGAGGATAAAGTCCATCGATCTTTAATTGCGGATCACTACTTAGCCAGCAATGAGATGGTGCACAGAACTCAG ATGCGTGCAGCTCGCCTGGAGCAGCTGGAAAAAGAGCTTCAGGAAGCCCGAGGGAGTCAGGAGAGCCAGCTACAG CTGTCTGGAGCTGAGAAGCCTCCCGCTGGAGAACCAGAGAACAGCGGCTCATCGTCGTCTGCAGCTGCAGGAGCTGAAGCTGCAGACGGAGGCAGCAAG GTGGAGATGGTCTTCTGGCTGCTCTCCATGCTGGCGAACAGGGACAAGGATGAGATGTCCCGGACTCTTCTGGCCCTGTCCAGCTCTCAGGATAGCTGCATCGCCATGAGAAAATCTGGCTGTGTCCCCTTGCTTGTTCAGATCTTGCACGAAGTTCCTGGTGGCGTTCCGGGGGAGACGACAGGTGGTGGCACCTCAACTGGCTGCAGCCGAGACACCAAATCCAGAGCGAGCGCTGCCCTCCACAACATCATCTTCTCGCAGCAGGATGAAGGTCAGGCCCACCGGGAGATGCGGGTCCTGCACCTGCTGGAGCAGATCCGGACCTACTGCGACAGTGGCTGGGACTGGCTTGAGAATCATGCAGTGACGCCATCACCCGGAGGGACCAAAACCTCTG ATATTCCTGAACTTGTGGACCCTCAGATCTGTCAGGCAATGTGTGCCATCATGAAGATGTCCTTCGAAGAGGAATACAGACGCGCTATGAATGAATTAG gttgtctgcaggtggtggcagatctcatccaccttGAACAGGATATGTATGGCATGCAGAGTGACCCCATCAACATGGCTCTGCGCCGCTATGCTGGGATGGCTGTGACCAACCTCACCTTCGGCGACGTCGTCAATAAG GCCACCCTGTGTTCGAGGAAGAGCTGTCTCCAGGCTCTGGTTGCCCAGCTGTCCTCAGACAGCGAGGAGCTTCATCAGGTGGTCTCCAGCATCATGAGGAACCTCTCCTGGAGGGCCGACATCAGCACCAAGAGAGTTCTGAGAGACATCAGCTGTGTGTCTGCACTCATGACCTGTGCCCTGCAGGCAACCAAG GAGTCAACTTTAAAGAGTGTTCTGAGTGCTCTGTGGAACCTCTCAGCCCACAACATTGACAACAAAGTGGCGATCTGTTCGGTGGACGGATCTTTGGGTTTCCTGGTCAGCACGCTGACCTACCGCTGTCAGACTAACTCGCTCGCCATCATTGAAAGCGGAGGTGGGATACTTCGAAACGTGTCGAGTCTGATTGCCACCCGAGAGGACTACAG ACAAATCTTGCGGGACCACAACTGTCTCCAGACTCTACTGCAGCACCTGCGCTCTCACAGCTTGACCATAGTGAGCAATGCCTGCGGGACTCTCTGGAACCTTTCAGCCAGGAGTCCCAAAGACCAGGAGCTGCTATGGGACCTAGGGGCAGTTAGCATGCTGCGCAACCTCATCCACTCGAAACACAAGATGATTGCCATGGGCAGTGCTGCAGCTTTAAGGAACCTCCTCACAAATCGACCTTTGAAATACAAGGATACTGCAGTGCTCTCCCCTGGCTCCTGTGTGCCCTCCCTCTATATGAGGAAACAGAAAGCTTTTGAAGCTGAGCTGAATGCCAAACACCTAGCTGAGACCTTTGATACACTTGAGAAACAGAGCTCCAAGCATCTGAGCCTCAACAAACCTCTTAGGCACATTGAGAGTCTGGCAAAGGATTATGCCTCTGATTCTGGTTGCTTTGATGATGACGAAGCCCCCAATAACTCCAGCAGCTTGGATACTGGTAGCTTCTCTATGCTGCCCATGTATCTTACCAACTCTAACTTTGTGCAAAATCAGACCCCTAGGAGGGATAATGAGCCTGAGAGAGATACAGACTTGCCTCAGATGGTGGAGAAGAAACATGCTCCTCCTGATGATGTGGTCTCTGCTGCAGCAGAGAAGCTCGCAAAGAAGATTACCAACACAGTTGCAAAAATCGACAGACTAGTGGACGATATCACCATGCACACATCCTCTGAGGACAGTTTTAGCCTCAGCTCTGAGGACCACCTGGCAGACTGGCCTTATGGACAGAATGAGCTTAACGAAGCCCGAGCAAATTCATGTTCCCCTTGCCGTCTGTCTGATGTGAGCAGCTTAGCCTACAGAGGACGCCTCAACAGAGCACACGCCCTTTTACGACTCAAAACCACCCACACAAGTGTGTCAACAGATAGCCTGAACAGTGGCAGCACCAGTGATGGATACTGTGGCAGCAAAGACCAAGTTCGACCTGCTCCAAAGGCTCTACCAATCCAACAACAACGACCCAACCAACTTGACCTCAAAGTGGCCCATCAGGAACATCTCAATGTAGGATCTGCTGTTCTGAATCAGACTAACCAGCTGGATATTCCAGAAAGAGATTCAATGGATAATAAAGTTATGGACCTCGTGGAGCTCAGCAACACAGACATCGAAAAGAACCAAGAACCACCAGTACAAACACCTGTCAGTGCGTCCACTAAAGTATCTTCTGATGTAAGCATGACATCGATTAAACTTTCTCCTAGTTATCAACAGGTCCCACTCATTCAGAGTGTGGCAAAATTTGGGGTTGCAAAGACAGCCATCAATGTTCAGGCTGCTCAGGCGATGAGGAGGCAAGCATGGGTGCCCACTGCAATGACTGGTGGAAGTATTACAAAATTTTCTCCAATGAATTCCACCAGAAGTCCAACAGTTGGGACAATGGAAACTGTCCAGAAATATTCAGTGGAAAACACTCCAATCTGCTTCTCTCGCTGCAGCTCACTGTCCTCACTCTCTTCTGGTGACGGTGGGCTGGACGGACAAAGtgagaatgagctggagagtgaCTCATCTTTGGAGATAATTGAGGTGGATGATGGCGAAGAAGTGAAGAAAATGCAAGAAGATGAAACTTTAGAGGATCTGAGCGACAGCCAGTTGCTGATGACAGACTCAAAAACCCTGCCCAGCAAAGAGAAAAATCCCATTGAGATCTCTCGTACTCCcaaaaaggaaaaggttttCCTTAGGGGAGCTTCACCTGCTATAAATGAAGACAGATCTCCATCCAGTTCCTCTGAGAACTATATCCATGATACACCTCTAGTTCTAAGCCGCTGTAGCTCTGTAAGCTCACTGGGCAGTTTTGAGTCTCCCTCCATTGCCAGTTCAATCCAAAGTGATCCATGTAGTGAGATGATTGATGGAACAATAAGTCCCAGTGATCTTCCAGACAGCCCAGGCCAAACTATGCCTCCTAGTCGGAGTAAAACTCCATGCTGTGTTGAGTCCAATGTACCAGAGACACAGATCACAGGGATGCCAGGACAGTGGGAAAACAGCCTGCGGAAGTTCATAGAGATCACAGATTCCAAGGAGAGGTTCAACCTTCCCGATCTGGAAACCATGATCTATTTTACAGttgaaaaacccacagaaaacttCTCTTGTGCTTCCAGCTTGAGTGCTTTGCCTCTTCACGAGCACTACATCCAGAAAGACGTGGAGTTGAAATTAACCCCGCTACTCCAAAATGACGAGACTCTCCCATACCCAGATGAGGATGAAGAAGGGTTCGACAACGGGGAACGATACAGCGAGGGCAACTCAGAGGAAGACATAGAAATCCTGAAGGAATGCATCAACTCAGCAATGCCTTCAAAGTTTAGGAAAGTAAGATCTTCCCTGGTGACTACAATTCCCTCCAACCTACTCAAGtcccagatccgaaaaccaatgCAACTCCAATTTAACGTGCTTCCAAATGGTAAAACCCAAATTTGTTCTAGAAGGAGAAATATATACCAACAAAAAGACTTGAGGTTGGACGATTCTTCCTTTACAGACTCTGCAGAGGGTACACCTGTTAACTTCTCTAGCACAACATCTTTAAGTGATGAAACTCTTCAGTATCCCCTAAAGAACAGGGGGGCTAAAGACTGCACAGCTAAAGGCCTAAGCAAACAGGATCTGATGGACAATGATGCAAAGAGGATTGAAGACTTGAGGATATTTTCACACTTCCACAAACCACACGGGACACACTACCCACCTGAGATACAAATGAGCCGAACCGCCAAACATGTGATTCCCACTCAGAAGCTGCTGATGCAGAGCAAAGAGGTAGCTGACCGAGTGGCTAGCCTAAAAAATCGGGATCGATCTCCTAATCAACAGACTAGGCAGCAAGGTCAAGGCTCCTACAGGAAATTGGACCTGCcagttataaaacaaaacacagaaggtAACATCAActctaaaacacaaaaagaaaacaaaatgtttcgaCAAATGACGCATTCTTCAGAGGACAGTAACGATTTCTATGGTGACAACAATGAAGACGTAATCAAACGAGCAAGCAGAAAACAGATGAAGGAAGCAAATAGAAGCACTCTGTCCCGAAGCATGACAAATATAGGCCGGATAGATAATTCCCAGGGAAAGCCCAGAGGATTTCagagattaaaacaaaatcttttacgGGACGAGTCCCTGGCATGTTACTCACTCAGCTCCTCAGTCAGTTCACTCAGTGATGCTGAATTTGATGAACATAAATCAAAAGCCCAGCAAATGTGGTTTAAAAACAGACACAATAAAACCCTCAATATGGCACAACAAACAAAGGGTGTTACCATGCACTGTCAGTATGAAGAACAAAGCTCACCGAGCTCTGTCAGCATGGACTCAGAGGATGACCTTCTGCAAAAATGCATAACCTCTGCTATGCCCAAGCAGAGACGGAAAATTACTGCtaggaagaagaaaacagaaaatagtcataaacaaaaGGACTCTGACAGGTGGGACATGAATGAAGAAATGGACAGTGATGATACAGGATGGGATAATGATTCTGACCTCAACAGTGTTGAGTGGAGAGCCATACAGGAAGGTGCTAACTGTGTTGTCACTGGGCTGCAAGCCTCAAAATCTCATGAGCCATCATCTGAAGAGACAGAGTCAGTTCTGTCTTTTATGTCTGCATCCAGCTTTACACCTAAAGAAAAGAAGTTTGCGAAAgagaaaaaggcaaataaaCCTCTAGATTTTGCACAACGAAAGCCAATTCCCAACTTACCAGTTGTGTTTAGAGGCAGGACAGTGACCTACACACCACAGCAAGTGACGGCTCCATCACAAAGACCTCCTCAAAGAAAAATGCCAAGCAAGACAGATGCTCCAAAGAACCCAAACCTTGCTCAACACAGGTCAAAGAGCCTTCACAGACTAGGCCAGCCCCAAGACACAGAACTGTCTCTTCCAAAGAGGAGCTCTACTCCACCTCCAAGGATACCAAAAAGCTCATCCTCTGGATCATCACAGAGCTCCACACCATCCAAGCAGTCACAGAGGAAAATAACATCCCCAACTCAGACAAGTAATTCAGTCCAGAAAAATACTTGCTCATCAAGTAGTAGCTCTCCTGCCAGTAGCCCCCCTGAAAGAAAAGGACGTTCTCCTGTTGTTAATAAAAATGAGAAATCTCCCCCACCTAAAACTCAGAAGTCACCCGTCCGCATACCTTTTATGCAGAACTCAGCCCGGCAGCCCCGGCCTCTATCACCACTGGTAACTAACCAAACCTCACCTAAACGAAGTAATCAGATTAACGGCAAAAGACTGTCACCAGCCAATCGATATGACATGGTTAGGATGACGTCTGTTCATTCAAGCAGTGGTGAATCCGATCGAAATGGATTTCTGAGACAGCTGACTTTTATTAAGGAATCAAGGACAGCATTTAGACGAGATGGCTCTCCTCACAATACACCAGGATCACAAAACAGATCCCCTCGAAGGGCAGCTCCTGGAACTTCGGCTGTGTTCCTGTGCTCATCACGTTGTCAGGAGCTAAAGGTTGCAGTGCAAGCCCCAAAAAGAGTGCAGGTAAAAGATCCTGGAAAAGTTCAGCAAGCCCAAAGGCCAAGTCCTGGCCTTCAAAAGCAGACTACAACTTTGTCAAGAGCAACATCCAGCGAAAGAGATCTTGCTGCAAGACGGCCAGCACGAAGAACTAGTTCTGAAAGTCCCTGCAGGGTAGCCCAGCGAAGTGCGGCCAGCAGAATCTCTGGAGTCAGGCACCAACAGGACCAAGACATCTTTAAGCGTCATGCTTCATCGCCAAGCATAAATTTACTCAGTCGGGTTACCAGCCGTTCTTCGCTGCGCTCGTCATCATCTGATTCAAGTGGAAGAGCAAAAAGCGAGGAtgacacaaagaagaaagggcAGAGATCCACATCGCGACGGAATATTGGAGTTACTTGGCGGAGAATCAGGGATGAAGATGTACCTCAGATCTTGAAAAGCACTCTGCCAGCCAATGCATTACCTCTGGTGCCTTCCCCTGACGGGGAGAAGCCAAAGCCACCCGCGCTTCCAGGAAAACTGCCAACAATAGTGCTTGCATCTCGTAAGACAACTGACGCAACAGTCCAGACAGAAGATTTATCCAATGACAAGACTAACTCAAGCACTTCTCTGACAGCTGAAACAGCACCAGtgatctctgaggaagaggcGAGACTGGCTCTACTTAGGAAATTCAGTGCTGCCTCTGGCAGTAACCATCAGGATGCAGATTCAGATGGTTCATTGAAGAGCTTCAGCACTACTGGTACATCAGACAGCCATGTTGGTGGAGTTGTCACTTTCCGTCAGGGATCCCCGAGCAAGGCTGCCAGAGTCACTCCATTTAATTACATCCCCAGTCCCATGGCCTGCTGCCTGCAAGACCCGCAAAGCCAGATGGCTATAATGACTGAAAAAGCTGAGGAGAAAATGTAG